From one Neovison vison isolate M4711 chromosome 1, ASM_NN_V1, whole genome shotgun sequence genomic stretch:
- the LOC122900553 gene encoding olfactory receptor 2L8-like translates to MEYNNQTSTDFFLSGLFPPSRIGLIFFIVIVLIFLMALFGNLSMIILILVDTHLHTPMYYLLSQLSLMDLNYISTIVPKMAFDYLSGNKTISFIGCGVQSFFFLTLAGGEGLLLASMAYDRYVAICFPLHYPIHMNKRICALMIIGSWIMGSINSCAHTVYALHIPYCRSRTINHFFCDVPAMLTLACMDTWVYEYTVFVSTTLLIVFPFIGIACSYGRVLFSICHMQSTEGRKKAYSTCSTHLTVVTFYYAPFAYTYLRPRSLRSPTEDKALAVFYTILTPMLNPIIYSLRNREVIGALRRLIQKMCSIKM, encoded by the coding sequence ATGGAATATAATAACCAAACTTCCACAGATTTCTTCTTATCGGGGTTGTTTCCACCATCAAGAATTGGTTTGATCTTCTTCATTGTCATTGTTCTCATTTTCCTAATGGCCCTTTTTGGCAACCTGTCTATGATCATCCTCATCCTTGTGGATACTCATCTCCACACACCAATGTATTATCTACTTAGCCAGCTCTCCCTCATGGACCTGAACTACATCTCCACCATTGTCCCCAAGATGGCTTTTGATTATCTCTCTGGGAACAAGACTATTTCTTTCATTGGGTGTGGGGTTCAGAGCTTCTTCTTCTTGACTTTAGCCGGTGGAGAGGGATTATTGTTGGCTTCGATGGCCTATGATCGCTATGTGGCTATTTGCTTTCCTCTCCACTATCCCATTCATATGAATAAAAGAATATGTGCTTTGATGATAATAGGATCTTGGATAATGGGCTCAATCAACTCCTGTGCCCACACTGTATATGCCCTCCATATACCTTACTGCCGATCCAGGACTATAAACCATTTTTTCTGTGATGTCCCCGCCATGTTGACTCTGGCCTGCATGGACACCTGGGTCTATGAGTACACAGTGTTTGTAAGCACAACACTCTTGATTGTGTTTCCTTTCATTGGCATTGCATGTTCTTACGGCCGGGTTCTATTTTCCATCTGCCACATGCAGTCaacagaggggaggaagaaggcttaTTCGACCTGCAGCACCCACCTAACTGTGGTGACTTTCTACTATGCACCCTTTGCTTACACTTATTTACGCCCAAGATCCCTCCGATCTCCAACAGAGGACAAGGCTCTGGCTGTCTTCTACACCATCCTGACCCCAATGCTCAACCCCATTATTTACAGCCTGAGAAACAGGGAGGTGATAGGTGCCTTGAGAAGACTAATTCAAAAGATGTGCTCTATAAAAATGTAG